One genomic region from Verrucomicrobiota bacterium encodes:
- a CDS encoding MoxR family ATPase, whose product MSSTPATASPAKISATEAGVSQSDVAAIKELRDSYQSMRSELAKVIIGQEQVIERLLICILARGHGLLMGVPGLAKTTMVNALSQVMSLEFSRIQFTPDLMPSDITGTDILQETDQPGRRAFVFVKGPVFANIVLADEINRTPPKTQSALLEAMQEHRVTVAGRVFTLPSPFFVLATQNPIEQEGTYALPEAQLDRFMFFIHVEYPTRAEESRIARETTGGKPPELKHLLHAEQILRYQDVVQRVPVPDHVVEAAVALVRKTRPREADAPDWLKKWVTWGAGPRAIQYLIRGARAHATLEGSYLVRQEDLEAVAHPVLTHRILTNFQAQAEGVSSTQVIDRLLQEARSGGGHA is encoded by the coding sequence ATGAGTTCAACCCCAGCGACGGCGTCCCCCGCCAAAATCTCCGCGACCGAGGCGGGTGTTTCCCAGAGCGATGTGGCCGCCATCAAGGAGCTTCGCGATTCGTATCAGTCGATGCGTTCCGAGCTCGCCAAAGTCATCATCGGCCAGGAACAAGTCATCGAACGGCTCCTCATCTGCATTCTCGCGCGAGGACACGGATTGCTCATGGGCGTGCCCGGCCTGGCCAAGACCACCATGGTCAACGCCTTGTCCCAAGTGATGTCCCTGGAGTTCAGCCGCATTCAATTTACGCCGGACCTGATGCCTTCGGACATCACCGGAACGGACATTTTGCAGGAAACCGATCAGCCGGGGCGCCGCGCCTTCGTGTTTGTCAAGGGTCCGGTCTTCGCCAACATCGTGCTCGCGGACGAGATCAACCGCACGCCGCCCAAGACGCAATCCGCGCTGCTCGAGGCGATGCAGGAGCATCGGGTGACGGTGGCGGGGCGCGTGTTTACGCTCCCTTCTCCCTTCTTCGTCCTGGCGACGCAGAACCCGATCGAACAGGAAGGCACCTACGCGCTTCCGGAAGCGCAGCTCGACCGGTTCATGTTCTTCATCCACGTGGAGTATCCGACCCGGGCGGAGGAATCCCGTATCGCGCGCGAAACGACGGGTGGGAAGCCCCCCGAGTTGAAGCATCTGCTGCACGCCGAACAAATCTTGCGGTACCAGGATGTCGTGCAGCGCGTTCCCGTGCCGGACCACGTGGTGGAGGCGGCCGTCGCACTGGTTCGCAAGACGCGCCCCCGGGAAGCGGATGCTCCGGACTGGCTTAAGAAGTGGGTGACGTGGGGGGCGGGTCCTCGGGCCATTCAGTATTTGATTCGCGGGGCGAGGGCGCACGCGACGCTGGAGGGGAGTTACCTGGTGCGCCAGGAGGATTTGGAAGCGGTGGCGCATCCGGTTTTGACCCATCGCATTCTCACCAATTTTCAAGCGCAGGCAGAGGGCGTTTCGAGCACTCAAGTGATCGACCGTTTGTTGCAGGAGGCCCGGTCCGGAGGCGGACATGCCTGA
- a CDS encoding DUF58 domain-containing protein: MPDRWARWLDPLALGRLSAQPLVSLSAMEGTVSGHHKSPHRGSSVEFAEYRNYAPGDDIRRLDWRVFARTDRFYLKEFEAETNLRCYLVLDASGSMGFTGKGGVNKFDYARRLAAALGYLVVQQGDAAGFSCMGDRAKVEVPPKRHPSHLQLVLEKLDEAEASGETRVVEALHSLADRIRRRALVLVFTDAFFDPEALLSALQHLRYQKHDVVLFQLLDRMELDFQFDRPVRFVDLEGPMSVVTEPGLVRDEYLRQLHGHLDRLSTGCREFKVDYRRVVTDEDYERVLAGYLVDRLRLAGGLM, translated from the coding sequence ATGCCTGATCGGTGGGCGCGCTGGTTGGATCCACTGGCCTTGGGGCGGCTTTCCGCGCAGCCCTTGGTCTCCTTGTCGGCGATGGAGGGGACGGTGTCGGGGCATCACAAGAGCCCGCACCGGGGGTCGAGCGTCGAATTTGCGGAGTATCGCAATTACGCTCCGGGGGACGACATTCGGCGGCTCGACTGGCGGGTCTTCGCCCGCACGGACCGTTTTTACCTGAAGGAGTTCGAGGCCGAGACGAATCTGAGGTGTTATCTGGTATTGGATGCCAGCGGTTCCATGGGGTTTACGGGGAAGGGAGGGGTGAACAAATTTGACTACGCGCGGCGGCTGGCCGCGGCGCTGGGGTATCTCGTGGTCCAGCAGGGAGACGCCGCGGGATTCAGTTGCATGGGCGACCGCGCGAAGGTCGAAGTTCCTCCCAAACGTCATCCCTCCCACTTGCAGTTGGTCCTGGAGAAACTGGACGAGGCGGAGGCTTCGGGTGAAACACGCGTGGTGGAGGCTTTGCACAGCCTGGCCGACCGGATTCGCCGAAGAGCGCTGGTGCTGGTGTTCACCGACGCCTTCTTCGATCCCGAGGCGTTGTTGAGCGCGCTGCAGCATCTGCGCTATCAGAAACACGACGTGGTCTTGTTTCAGTTGCTGGACCGGATGGAGTTGGACTTTCAATTCGATCGCCCGGTGCGTTTCGTGGATTTGGAGGGTCCGATGAGTGTGGTGACGGAGCCAGGGTTGGTGCGTGACGAATACTTGCGGCAGTTGCACGGCCATTTGGACCGGCTGTCCACGGGGTGCCGGGAATTCAAGGTGGATTACCGGCGTGTCGTCACGGATGAGGATTATGAGCGAGTGCTGGCCGGTTATTTGGTGGACCGGTTGCGGCTGGCGGGCGGGCTGATGTGA